The nucleotide sequence GCTGATCCAACCGCAATGATTGATGTTCCTGGTGTGGGTGATCGTGAGCCACGCCCGATGTCTAAGCAAGCATTAGCTGCAGTCATTGAGCCGCGTGTTGAAGAGTTATTTACGTTGGTAAGAGGGGTAGTGCGTGACTCCGGTTACGAAGATATGGTTTCTTCGGGAATTGTTTTAACAGGTGGCACCGCATTAATGCCGGGCATGGTGGAGTTGGCAGAACAAGTCTTCCTAAGGCCTGCCCGTATTGGTACCCCTGAATACCGTGGCCATCTCCATGAAGTCTTACGTAGTCCCAGATATGCCACCAGCATAGGTTTGCTGATGGAAGGCCAAGCGCAGTTATTGCGCGGTCGTCGTGTTTCTCAATCAGGCGCGTTGCAAGGTGTTATATCGCGCATGAAAGAATGGTTTGCAGGAAATTTTTAAGTTTTTTTCGTCGTCGTCAATGTAGTACGTATTTACCTAGGAGGGTATATGGAATTTGAAATGTTAGATCAAGAAACAGCTGGCAAGACCATTATTAAAGTGGTTGGAGTCGGTGGCGCTGGTGGCAATGCTGTCCAGCACATGATCCGTCGCGGTGTTAACGGCGTAGAGTTCATTTGCATGAACACCGATGCTGGCGCTTTACAGCGTTCTGAGGCATCTGTGAATTTGCAACTGGGTTCTAGCGGATTAGGCGCTGGTGCCAAACCAGAAATCGGCGCAGCTTCTGCTGAAGAAGCACGTGCTCGCATTGCCGATACATTACAAGGCGCCCACATGGTGTTCATCACTGCTGGTATGGGTGGCGGCACAGGAACTGGAGCGGCCCCAATCGTGGCTCAAGTAGCTAAAGAAATGGGCATTTTGACGGTTGGTGTCATTAGTAAGCCCTTTGACTTTGAGGGTGTAAAGCGCTTGAAGGTTGCTGAAAATGGTGCAGCAGAGCTTGAGTCATATGTAGATTCATTGATTGTTGTGCTTAATGAAAAACTCTTTGAAGTGATGGGTGAAGATGCTGAGTTCGATAAGGCATTTGCTTGTGCCGATGATGTGTTACATAACGCAGTATCTGGCATTGCAGAAATCATCAATGTTCAGGGCTTGATCAACGTTGACTTTGAAGACGTTAAAACAGTAATGGGTGAGCAAGGTAAAGCCATGATGGGGACGGCAACTGTTTCTGGCATGGACCGTGCACGCTTAGCTGCTGAAGCTGCGGTGGCATCACCATTGCTTGAAGGTGTTGATCTGTCAGGTGCACGTGGTGTGTTGGTAAACATTACAGCTAGCCGTTCATTGAAGTTATCTGAGACTCGTGAAGTCATGGCGGCGATTCGTGGTTATGCCGCTGATGATGCAACCGTAATCTTTGGTACTGTTTATGACGAGAGTCTAGGCGATGCCTTACGTGTAACTGTGGTTGCTACAGGTTTGAATAATCCTCAAGCACGTAAAAACAACCAACCTGAAGTAGTTTGGAGACAAGCTACTGGTACTCATGATGCAATGCCAACGATGGCAGACCTCAATAGCTTTGCTCCTGCTAGCGCATCAGCTGCAATGAGCAAGATCAGTGTGGATTCTGCTTTAAGTACTAGCGCAGGTTTGGCTCTCACTGGAACAGGTAGCGCTCCAGCAATGGCAGCTCAACCTGCAAGTGCTGGCGTTGACTATAGCCAATATGACTTGCCACGGGTTTTTCGTAGCTCTCGTGAAACGACTCCTGCGCCTACATTAGGTGCGGATAGTTCTCCTCAGGCTAAATCCATGTTGGATAAAGGGGCTGATTACTATGAAATCCCAGCCTTTTTACGTAAACAAGCAGATTAATTAACTGCTTAATACAATAGGTAATTGCGAAATGCCAGCGCGGCGCCCCTCCGGACGACGAATCCCGCGCTTGCGTTGGCATGCTTACTAACAATTATTTATTGGAGATGTCATGATTGCTGTTGGACAAAAATTACCGAACGCTACTCTTTATGAATTTATGAATGAAGAGACCGAAGGCTGCTCCTTAGGGCCAAATGCTTTTGAAGTTGAAAAGCTAGTAGCTGGCAAAAAGATTGTGTTGTTTGCATTGCCTGGTGCATTTACACCAACTTGCTCTGCTAAGCACGTGCCCGGTTATGTTGAGCACTACGATGCGATTAAAGCTAAAGGCGTTGACGAGATTTGGTGTGTTTCTGTAAATGACCCATTTGTGATGGGCGCATGGGGACGCGATCAAAAGGTTGGCAAAAAGATTCGCATGTTGGGTGATGGCAGTGCTGAGTTCACCAAAAAGCTTGGTTTAGAGTTAGATCTAACTGCTCGTGGTTTTGGTGTTCGCTCAGATCGTTATGCCATGATTATTGAAGATGGTGTTGTAAAGTCTCTTGACCGCGAAGCTCCAGGTAAGTTTGAAGTGAGTGATGCCGCTTCCATCTTGAAAAAGCTGTAATTCAAACTCTAATATAACTAATACCCCCTGAATTTAAAATCCAAATATGATGAAGCAACGCACCATTGCCACTCCGGTTAAGACCGTGGGGATTGGCTTGCACTCTGGTCGCAAGGTGACGATTTCTATCAAGCCTGCACCAGTAAATTCAGGGGTTCAGTTTGTTCGGGTGGATACACCTGAACAGTCAGTGGTTCCTGCAACCGCTTTAGCTGTATGTGACACAAGATTGGCTTCTGTTATTCAGAAGGATGGTGTGCGTGTATCTACCGTGGAACATTTACTTTCAGCCTGTGCTGGTCTTGGCCTCGATAATTTATTGATAGAGCTTGACGGTGAAGAGGTGCCTATCATGGATGGTAGTGCCGCTTCATTCTTATTCTTAATTGAATCTGCTGGCATTGCAGAGCAAGATGCGCCACGTCAATTTGTAGTGATTAAAAAACCAGTAGAGGTTCGCGAGGGCGATAAGCTTGCTCGCTTAGAACCATTCTTTGGGTTTAAGTTAGATTTTACGATTGACTTCAAGCATCCGGCGGTAGATAAAACAGGGCAACGCTTTGCGGTTGATTTTGCAGAACAAGCTTACCGCAGTGAAATTGGTCGTGCACGTACTTTTGGATTTGCGCACGAAGTAGAAGCATTGCGAGAAATGGGATTAGCGCGTGGCGGTAGTTTAGATAACGCAATTGTTTTAGATGAGCACCGCATTTTGAATAACGAAGAACTTCGTTATGAGGATGAATTTGTGCGGCACAAAATTTTAGATGCGATTGGTGATCTGTATCTCATCGGACACCCTATTGTGGGAGCTTATATTGCCGAAAAATCAGGCCACGCTCTCAATAACGCACTTTTGCGGAAGCTTTTGGAAGACCCTAGCTCTTATGAAATCAGCTCCTTTGCTGAAAATAAGGCTCCAGGCGCTTATTCCCAGGAAAGCCAGCCCCTCTTTTTCTAAGGGGCCCGAAGTAGTTTTCGTCTACTTTGGTTTATTTTTCAACAGCTTCTCGATGGAGGAGCGTAAACCAGAGTCAGGCCCTAACTTCTGTAATAGGGACTCCCAGGATTTTTTGGCAACCTCATTTAGCCCTTTTGGCTTTTCACGCTGATCTTGGCGAGGTTTAACTTCCCAAGCGGGTGGAGCGGGTTTTACTCGCACCTTTATTGCCTTGCAGGATAAGCCAGATTTACCTAACTCATTGATTAGACTAGGTAATATTTGCTGTAAGCGACTGGCGATGCTCGCACTGCTGACCAGTAAAAATAGCTCATCCTGTGAGCCAGAGCGCCAACCAGCTTCAATTTTTGGGCTCAGATGGTTTAAATCAAGCTTCGTTAGGGCTGAGTTAATAATTGTCTTGAGTTTGGCTAGATCTTCGGTTTTAGCCAAAATTCCCCCAAGACCATCGGATTCACGTAGGTAATCCATCCAGTCGTGAGCTGAGGGCTTGCGGGATGATTTGGGGCTAAAGTTCATAAAAAATGGGCTTGCGGGTGATAAACTCAAGGACTTAATTTTCTTCAATATCCCATGGTAATCGGTCTTCTTAAAACCCTGGTCGGCAGTCGTAACGACCGCCTCTTAAAACAGTATCGCAAAGTCGTTGCTAAGGTCGCCACTTTTGAGGCGAGCCTGCAATCTTTGAATGACTCTGCACTTGCTGCAAAAACTGCAGAATTCAAGTCACGCCTTGCCGCTGGAGAGTCCTTAGATGATATTGCTGCAGAAGCATTTGCGGTAGTTCGTGAGGCTAGTACACGCGTCATGAAGATGCGCCACTTTGATGCGCAGATTCTGGGTGGTCTAGCCTTGCATCAAGGCAAGATTGCCGAGATGGGTACAGGCGAAGGAAAAACCTTAACAGCCACTCTTCCGGTCTATTTGAATGCTTTAACTGGTAAAGGTGTTCATGTTGTTACGGTGAATGATTATTTAGCGCAGCGTGATGCTGAATGGATGTCTAAGTTGTATAACTTCTTGGGTATGAAGGTAGGTGTGAATCTATCTCAAATGGATCACACCACTAAGCAAGAAGCTTATGCCGCTGATATTACTTACGGCACCAATAATGAATTTGGCTTCGATTACTTACGCGACAACATGGTTCAGGATTTGGATCAGCGCGTTCAACGCGGTTTGGCTTATGCGATCGTTGACGAAGTCGACTCCATTCTGATTGATGAAGCTCGTACCCCATTAATCATTTCTGGTCAGGCTGAAGATCACACCGATCTTTATGTCAAGATTAATGCTCTGCCATCTCATTTAGAACGTCAAATTGGCGAAGAGAAGGCTGATGGCACAGGTGTCGAGAAACCAGGCGACTACTGGGTAGACGAGAAGTCTCAGCAGGTTTATTTGACCGAACAAGGTCATGACAAGGCTGAGTCTATATTGGTTCAATTGGGCGCGCTCAATGATGGCGAATCTCTCTATGCGCCACAAAATATTACTTTGATGCATCACGTGTACGCTGCTCTGCGCGCACACACTCTCTATCACCGCGATCAACAATACGTTGTTCAGAGCGGCGAAGTCATCATCGTGGATGAATTTACTGGCCGTTTAATGCAAGGTCGTCGTTGGTCTGATGGATTGCATCAAGCTGTTGAAGCCAAAGAAGGGGTGCAGATTCAGAATGAGAATCAAACTCTAGCGACAATTACATTCCAAAATTATTTCCGCATGTATGGCAAGCTAGCCGGTATGACCGGTACTGCCGATACTGAGGCGTATGAATTTAAAGAAATCTACAACTTGGAAACAGTTGTGATTCCGCCAAATCGCATTAGCCAAAGAAAAGATAAGCAAGATCAGATCTACAAGTCATCTCGCGAACGCTATGACGCGGTGATTAAAGATATCGAAGATTGTTATGAACGTGGCCAGCCAGTATTAGTTGGTACCACTTCGATTGAAAACTCTGAGTTGATTGCGAATCTATTGGATCAACGCAAATTACCGCATCAAGTTTTAAATGCAAAACAGCATGCTCGCGAAGCAGAAATTATTGCTCAAGCTGGTCGGCCAAAAATGATCACAATTGCTACTAATATGGCTGGCCGTGGTACTGATATCGTGCTTGGCGGCAACGTTGGCAAACAGTCTTCATTGATTGAGGCTGATAGCGCTATAGCTGATGCTGATAAAGCAGCCAAAATTAAGCAGCTGCAGGACGAGTGGCAAAGTATTCACAATCAAGTTCTAGTTGCTGGTGGTTTGCATATCATTGGTACCGAGCGACACGAGAGTCGTCGTATCGATAACCAGTTAAGAGGTCGTTCAGGCCGCCAGGGTGATCCTGGCTCTTCCCGCTTCTACCTTTCATTGGATGATCCGCTGCTACGTATCTTTGCAGGCGATCGTTTACGTTCAGTGATGGAGCGTCTCAAGATGCCTGATGGCGAGCCGATTGAAGCGGGTATGGTGACGCGCTCTATTGAGTCTGCTCAACGCAAGGTTGAGGGTCGCAACTTTGATATTCGTAAGCAATTGCTGGAATATGACAACGTTGCTAATGATCAGCGTAAAGAAACTTACCGCCTCAGAAATGAAGTGCTTGAGAGTGCTGATATTGGCGAGTTAATTGCTAATTTGCGCGAAGATGTTTTACGTTCCGTTTGCTCGGTTTATGTTCCTCTGGAGTCTATGGAAGAGCAGTGGGACCTAGTTGGGCTGGAAAACGTTTTAGCCAGTGAGTGGGGCCTCACAATTGACCTCAGAAATTGGGTTGAAGGTGCCGAGACTGTAGATGATGCAGAAATCGTTGACCGTGTATTGCAGTCCGCTAAAGAAGCTTACGATGCAAAGGTCGAACTCTCTGGGCGTGAATCTTTTGCAGGCTTTGAGCGCTCCGTTCTCTTGTATAGCTTGGATAGCCACTGGCGTGAGCACTTGGCTGCTTTGGATCATTTGCGGCAGGGCATTCATTTGCGCGGTTACGCGCAGAAAGATCCTAAGCAAGAGTACCGCCGTGAAGCATTTGAGCTGTATGGTGAATTGCTCAATGTCATCAAAAATGACGTTGTGAAAAACATCATGACGGTTCAGATTCGTAGTGCCAATGAATTAGATCAGGCATCCGAGTCGATGAATGACGATTTGGCTAAGCTTTCTGATGTCCAGTATCAGCATGCCGATCCCGAGAAAGAGGTTGCTGGATCAACAGGTGATCGTGGTGCCGCTATTGATATTCAGCCTGCACCTCTGCGCACAGGTCCAAAGGTGGGTCGCAATGATCCTTGTACGTGCGGTAGCGGTAAGAAGTACAAGAACTGCCACGGCGCCTTAGCTTAGATTTTTAATCTTCACACGACAGTGCTTCAATGGCTCAGATTTATCTGGGCCATTTTTCTTGGTGGAATCCCTAATCATTTAATACCCCTAGAGACCCTGAGATCTGTCATGATTTGTAGGCAGAAAACATTTGCTTTGTCTGCAAAATCTTAAATTTAAATAAGGGGGCGTTATGGCCGTGTCTTTTACTCTCAATGGTAAAGCTGTTAATTTCGATGGGGATCCTGAAACGCCAATTCTCTGGGTCTTACGAGACCATTTAGATGTCACGAGTCCAAAGTATGGCTGTGGCGCAGGACTTTGTGGTGCCTGTACAGTTCATCTAGAAGGTGCTGCTATCCGTTCTTGCTCCACCCCTATATCTGCTGCAGGCGGTAAGTCGGTTACCACTCTCGAGGGTTTAACGGCAAAAGTTGGGAAAGCACTTCAAGACGCTTGGATCGAGTTTGATGTGCCTCAGTGTGGATATTGCCAAACTGGCCAAATGATGTCTGCAGCCGATTTATTGGCAAAGAAAAAACAGCCTAGTAGTGATGATATTAAAAATGCCATGAGCGGCAATATTTGTCGCTGCGGTACCTATTCTCGTATCGAAAAAGCAGTCAAACGCGCTGCAGATAAATTGGCATAAAGGGTAAAGATCATATGAAAAATCAATCTTTAAAAAGCAACAGCCGTCGTCAATTTATTCAGCAAAGTGCTGCGCTTGGCGGTGCCTTTGTTGTCGGGATGCATCTGCCGATGACAAGTGAGGCTGCTGTAGGGGATGCTGCAAAGCCTGCCTTAGCAAACGCTTGGGTGCAAATTACTCCCAATAATCAAATTACCCTCATTTGTGCTCGCTCTGAGATGGGTCAGGACGTATATACCTCTTTGCCAGCCTTGCTAGCTGAGGAATTAAACTTACCTCTCTCAATGATTCAGGTGCAGATTGCTGGAGTTGCTCCTGTTTATATTAATGCGATGTTGGGTGGCCAAATTACTGGAGGCTCAACTTCAGTTCGTGAGGCCTTCGATAAATTAAGAACTGCTGGAGCTGCAACTCGTACAGTCTTAATTCAGGCCGCAGCCCAACGTTGGAACGTTTCTGCTGCCGACTGTAAAGCTATGAATGGCAAGGTAACCCATTCAGGTGGCAAGTCAGCTACCTATGGTGAATTGGCTGCAGATGCAGCTAAGCTACCCCTTCCAGAAAAACCAACCCTAAAGTCGCCTGCGAATTTTATGGTGATTGGCAAAGAAACAATGCGTCGCTTGGATACGCCAAGTAAAGTTGCTGGTAAAGCAGTTTATGGAATTGACGTCAAGATTCCGGGTATGGCAATTGCATCCTTAGCGCAATGCCCTGTTATTGGAGGTACGCCTACATCCTTTGATGCTTCCGCTGCAATGAAGGTAACTGGAGTGATTAAAGTTGTCCAGATTTCGGATGGCGTTGCAGTATTGGCTAAAGATTTTTATACAGCGCGTAAGGGTAGGGATGCCCTGAAAATTACCTGGAATGAAGGCTCTAATGCGAACCTGAGCAATGCTGTTGTTCGTAAATCCTTAGAAGAAGGTTTATCTAAAAAAGGTGCTGTGATTAAAACAGTGGGTGATGCTAACGCTACCGTTGTAAATGGCAAGCCGTTGAGTGCCCAATACTTTTTGCCATACTTAGCCCACTCCACTATGGAGCCTGTGAACTGCTCTGCTGATGTATCTAATGGCAAGTGCAGAATTATTGGCCCAATTCAGTTTCAGCAAGGTGGGCAGGCGGTAGCTGCAGCTGCTGCTGGGGTTAAGCCAGAAGATGTCACGATTGAAACCACCTTCCTGGGTGGTGGGTTTGGCCGCAAGTTGGAGCTGGACTTTATTCGTCAAGCCGCTGAAATTTCTAAGGCGGCTGGCATGCCAGTCAAGATGCTCTGGACTAAGGAAGATGACATTACTCATGACTTCTATCGTCCTATGAGTGTTCATAAGGTGGATGGAATCTTGGGCGCCAATGGTCAGTTGGCTTCCTTGAAAGCCAAAATGGTTTCTCAGTCAGTGACAGCACGAGCCTTTCCTGGTTTTGTGAAAGATGGTTTTGATCCATTCATGGTGGAAGGCTCGAACAATATTACCTATGAGATTCCCAATCTAGAAATTACTAACGTGATTACGGATACCGGACTTCGAGTAGGTTATTGGCGCTCAGTAAGTAATGCTCTCAATGCATTTGCAATTGAGAGTTTTGTGGATGAAGCTGCTAAAGCTGCTGGTAAAGACCCTGTTGCATATCGCATGGCATCTTTAAGCAAACACCCACGAGCAAAAGCTGTTCTTGAATTGGCGGTGAAAAAGTCTGGATACGTTCCTGGCAGTAAGCGTTTTGGTGTTGCACAGATGGAGTGTTATGACACTTATTCTGCTTGCATACTTGAATTGGATCCTGCGGCTAAAGAGACCAAGGTTAAGAAAATTACGTTCGTTTCTGATTGCGGAATTACGGTACATCCTGATCAAGCAAGGGCGCAGCTCACTGGTGGCGTGATTTACGGCTTGAGTGCAGCCTTGAGCAATGAAATCACAATCGAGAATGGCAGGGTTCAGCAGAACAACTTCAATAACTACCTGAGCTTGCGACAAAATCAAGTGCCTGTGGTTGAGGTGCATTTGGTGCCAAGTCAGGAGAAGCCGGGTGGCTTGGGTGAGGTTGGGGTGCCTTTAGTGGCCCCAGCTCTGGTCAACGCAATTGCTGCAGCAACTGGCAAGCGGATTCGGGAGTTGCCAATCAAAGCGTAGTATCTGTAATGGGGTTTTAACCAAAATAAAGCGCGCCCAGAAGGTGCGCTTTATTTTTGAGCCTCATCTACAATTATCAGACTATGACTGTTAACTTACCCCTCCCCCAAAAAGCCGAATTAAAGCCTATTAAAGGTTTTGAGATGGGCATCGCCGAAGCTGGTATTAAGAAGGCAAATCGTAAAGATTTATTGGTGATGACTTTAGCTCCTGGTTCCCAGGTCGCTGGCGTTTTTACTCTAAATCGCTTTTGCGCTGCTCCAGTGCAAGTTTGTCGCGAGCATTTGGCGCAAGAGGGTCGTAATGGTGAAATCCGAGCCCTCGTGGTGAATACCGGCAATGCTAATGCTGGGACTGGTGAATCTGGTATGAAGCACGCCTTAGAAACCTGCGCAGCTTTGGCTAAGGATCTGAAGATTCATCCAGGGCAGATTCTGCCATTCTCAACTGGGGTCATTCTTGAGCCGCTCCCGATTGAGAAAATTATTAGCGCTTTGCCAAAGGCAGTGGCAAATCTTAGCGAGGACAATTGGTTTGATGCGGCTGAAGCCATCATGACTACGGATACTCAGCCTAAAGCTACTTCAGCAACTGTGCAAACACCTGCAGGATTGGTGACCATTACCGGTATCTGTAAGGGCGCTGGCATGATTCATCCCAATATGGCAACCATGTTGGGATTTATTGCTACTGATGCTGGATTTGCGTCTGGCCTCTTGAGTGGTCTTACTCGTGAGATAGCGGACCTTTCATTTAATGCGATCACCATTGATGGTGATACATCCACTAATGATTCTTTCATCATTATGGCGACGGGTCAGTCGTCAGTGCAAATTCAATCAGCGAACGAACCTAGTTATGCGATCTTGCGAGATGCATTAATTGCATTAGCTAGAAAGCTAGCGCAAATGATTGTGCGCGATGGCGAAGGGGCAACTAAATTTATGACGATCGAAGTGCTTGGTGGCAAGACTTCTGAGGAGTGCCGCTTGGTTGCTAAGGCAGTTGCCCATTCCCCATTAGTAAAAACCGCTTTCTTCGCAAGCGACCCTAATTTAGGTCGCATCCTGGCAGCGATTGGCTACGCAGGCGTCACCGATTTAGATGTGGGTCGCGTACAAATGTGGCTGGGCGATGTTTGGGTTGCTAAAAATGGTGGGCGCAATCCTGATTATCTGGAAGCTGATGGTCAGAGGGTCATGCAGGCCCCAGAGATCACCGTCAAGATTGACTTGGGTCGCGGCAGCGCTACACAAACCATATGGACTTGTGACTTATCGCATGATTATGTATCCATTAATGCAGATTACCGCTCATAAAAGACCATCCGCAATATGAATGAAAAATTAGACCGTCTTTTAGACCATCTTGATACTTTTTTACCGAAGCCCCTGACTGAGGAACAGTGGAAATCTTCTACTGCATATAGATGGCGTCGACGTGATAGTATTTTTGGCAGCATTGGGTTTTTGCAGCCCGTCAAGTACGTTGCAGATATTACTTTTGAGGATTTACAAAATATCGATCGTCAGCGTGATGCCATCCGCGATAACACCAAAAACTTTATTCAGAAAAAGCCAGCTAATAATATTTTGTTGACTGGTGCCAGGGGAACTGGAAAGTCCTCGCTGATCAAAGCGAGCTTGCATGAGTTTGCGAGCCAAGGCTTGCGCCTGGTTGAGGTTGAGAAGGAGCATTTGGCCGATTTAGCTGACATTACTGAGCTTTTGGCTGAGCGTCCAGAGCGCTTTATTATTTTTTGCGATGACCTCTCGTTTGAGGATGGTGAATCTGGCTATAAGGCTATGAAATCAGCTTTAGACGGCTCTGTCTCCGCGCAAGTCGACAATATTTTGATTTATGCCACCTCTAATCGTCGCCATTTATTACCTGAGTATATGAAGGATAACGAGACCTACGTTCATAACGATGATGGTGAAATTCATCCTGGTGAAGTGGTCGAAGAAAAAATTTCTTTATCAGAGCGCTTTGGTCTTTGGTTATCTTTTTATCCACCAAAACAAGATGAGTATTTGGCGATCGTGACGCATTGGTTGCAGCATTTTGGTTTAAGTGCTGCGCAAATTGAAGTGGCGCGTTCAGAAGCTTTGGTCTGGGCATTGGAGCGTGGCTCACGCTCTGGTCGTGTTGCTTGGCAATTTGCTAAGCATTGGGCAGGTTCAAAATCTTAAGATTTTTTGATGAGTGAAATCAATCGTCCAGTTACTGAAGTGGCAGCAGGAATCTTGCTGGATTCTGAAGGGCGCTATCTTTTAGGGCAGAGACCTGAAGGCAAACCCTACGCTGGTTACTGGGAGGTTCCGGGTGGGAAAATCGAAAAAGGGGAAACTGTTTTCGAGGCGCTAAAGCGTGAACTTCAAGAAGAGCTCGGCATTGATATTCAATCTAGTGAAGAGCTTACCGTTCTGGAGCATGATTACCCCCATGCCTATGTTCGCTTACATGTGAGCATTATTCGCGATTGGAGAGGAGTTCCCAAAGGTTGTGAGAATCAAGCCTTATCGTGGGAGTTACTTGCTGCCGAAAAGCCTAGTGTTGAACCCTTATTACCGGCCGCCTGGCCCATGCTGGAAAGGCTAAGAGCCCTTTTGACTTAAAACTGGCAGAGGGTGAGTTTGAATGGCACGTCAGCATTTACTAACTGTGCTTTTTTATCGCGTTCGGACTTTAAGAAGCGAACTGAGAGTAAATATTTATTTGCGCTAATTTCAGAAAACAAAGCATCGTCTTCTACGGCAATGCGCATTAACTGATACACCTTGCCCGATGGAGCTTGCTGAAAAGATCCATTGTGTGCGACCACATCTTTAGCCTCACCTGATTGACGTAACAGTCGTAAAAATAATTGGCATGCCTCATGCCATGGCAAGAGTGGTCCAACATATTTTTCAAGCAATTCACGCCGCTCAGATGATGGACTATTTTTCCAGGCATGATAACTAGGCAAATCAATTGGACTGGTGCCACCTGGAATATTTAATCTGGTGCGAATCGCATTTAACCATTCACTTTCTGTAATCACAGAGTTGGGTCTGCCTGTTGATTGATTAATACTGCTAGCAACGGAATCAATTTCTGAGAGAGTTTGTGTCAGCGCCTCTTGATCAACCTTTTGTGACGACTTCAATCCATTAAGTGCATATTTTTGACGCTCAAATTCTTTGAGTAGTAAAGACTTGATGTCACCGCGTGCACCGATGTCACCAAGATCAAACAAAACAGAGATGGCATTGTGGTGCAACTCTGGGTCATCAGAGCGGACAAAGTGGTTAAAGCGGGCGAACAAATACTCCAGTCGAAGCATGCTTCGAACTAATTCGTTAAAGGGGTATTCGTAAACAATCACAAGCCCAT is from Polynucleobacter sp. MWH-S4W17 and encodes:
- the ftsZ gene encoding cell division protein FtsZ; amino-acid sequence: MEFEMLDQETAGKTIIKVVGVGGAGGNAVQHMIRRGVNGVEFICMNTDAGALQRSEASVNLQLGSSGLGAGAKPEIGAASAEEARARIADTLQGAHMVFITAGMGGGTGTGAAPIVAQVAKEMGILTVGVISKPFDFEGVKRLKVAENGAAELESYVDSLIVVLNEKLFEVMGEDAEFDKAFACADDVLHNAVSGIAEIINVQGLINVDFEDVKTVMGEQGKAMMGTATVSGMDRARLAAEAAVASPLLEGVDLSGARGVLVNITASRSLKLSETREVMAAIRGYAADDATVIFGTVYDESLGDALRVTVVATGLNNPQARKNNQPEVVWRQATGTHDAMPTMADLNSFAPASASAAMSKISVDSALSTSAGLALTGTGSAPAMAAQPASAGVDYSQYDLPRVFRSSRETTPAPTLGADSSPQAKSMLDKGADYYEIPAFLRKQAD
- the secA gene encoding preprotein translocase subunit SecA: MVIGLLKTLVGSRNDRLLKQYRKVVAKVATFEASLQSLNDSALAAKTAEFKSRLAAGESLDDIAAEAFAVVREASTRVMKMRHFDAQILGGLALHQGKIAEMGTGEGKTLTATLPVYLNALTGKGVHVVTVNDYLAQRDAEWMSKLYNFLGMKVGVNLSQMDHTTKQEAYAADITYGTNNEFGFDYLRDNMVQDLDQRVQRGLAYAIVDEVDSILIDEARTPLIISGQAEDHTDLYVKINALPSHLERQIGEEKADGTGVEKPGDYWVDEKSQQVYLTEQGHDKAESILVQLGALNDGESLYAPQNITLMHHVYAALRAHTLYHRDQQYVVQSGEVIIVDEFTGRLMQGRRWSDGLHQAVEAKEGVQIQNENQTLATITFQNYFRMYGKLAGMTGTADTEAYEFKEIYNLETVVIPPNRISQRKDKQDQIYKSSRERYDAVIKDIEDCYERGQPVLVGTTSIENSELIANLLDQRKLPHQVLNAKQHAREAEIIAQAGRPKMITIATNMAGRGTDIVLGGNVGKQSSLIEADSAIADADKAAKIKQLQDEWQSIHNQVLVAGGLHIIGTERHESRRIDNQLRGRSGRQGDPGSSRFYLSLDDPLLRIFAGDRLRSVMERLKMPDGEPIEAGMVTRSIESAQRKVEGRNFDIRKQLLEYDNVANDQRKETYRLRNEVLESADIGELIANLREDVLRSVCSVYVPLESMEEQWDLVGLENVLASEWGLTIDLRNWVEGAETVDDAEIVDRVLQSAKEAYDAKVELSGRESFAGFERSVLLYSLDSHWREHLAALDHLRQGIHLRGYAQKDPKQEYRREAFELYGELLNVIKNDVVKNIMTVQIRSANELDQASESMNDDLAKLSDVQYQHADPEKEVAGSTGDRGAAIDIQPAPLRTGPKVGRNDPCTCGSGKKYKNCHGALA
- the lpxC gene encoding UDP-3-O-acyl-N-acetylglucosamine deacetylase — its product is MMKQRTIATPVKTVGIGLHSGRKVTISIKPAPVNSGVQFVRVDTPEQSVVPATALAVCDTRLASVIQKDGVRVSTVEHLLSACAGLGLDNLLIELDGEEVPIMDGSAASFLFLIESAGIAEQDAPRQFVVIKKPVEVREGDKLARLEPFFGFKLDFTIDFKHPAVDKTGQRFAVDFAEQAYRSEIGRARTFGFAHEVEALREMGLARGGSLDNAIVLDEHRILNNEELRYEDEFVRHKILDAIGDLYLIGHPIVGAYIAEKSGHALNNALLRKLLEDPSSYEISSFAENKAPGAYSQESQPLFF
- a CDS encoding peroxiredoxin, with the protein product MIAVGQKLPNATLYEFMNEETEGCSLGPNAFEVEKLVAGKKIVLFALPGAFTPTCSAKHVPGYVEHYDAIKAKGVDEIWCVSVNDPFVMGAWGRDQKVGKKIRMLGDGSAEFTKKLGLELDLTARGFGVRSDRYAMIIEDGVVKSLDREAPGKFEVSDAASILKKL
- a CDS encoding (2Fe-2S)-binding protein; translation: MAVSFTLNGKAVNFDGDPETPILWVLRDHLDVTSPKYGCGAGLCGACTVHLEGAAIRSCSTPISAAGGKSVTTLEGLTAKVGKALQDAWIEFDVPQCGYCQTGQMMSAADLLAKKKQPSSDDIKNAMSGNICRCGTYSRIEKAVKRAADKLA
- a CDS encoding molybdopterin cofactor-binding domain-containing protein, producing MKNQSLKSNSRRQFIQQSAALGGAFVVGMHLPMTSEAAVGDAAKPALANAWVQITPNNQITLICARSEMGQDVYTSLPALLAEELNLPLSMIQVQIAGVAPVYINAMLGGQITGGSTSVREAFDKLRTAGAATRTVLIQAAAQRWNVSAADCKAMNGKVTHSGGKSATYGELAADAAKLPLPEKPTLKSPANFMVIGKETMRRLDTPSKVAGKAVYGIDVKIPGMAIASLAQCPVIGGTPTSFDASAAMKVTGVIKVVQISDGVAVLAKDFYTARKGRDALKITWNEGSNANLSNAVVRKSLEEGLSKKGAVIKTVGDANATVVNGKPLSAQYFLPYLAHSTMEPVNCSADVSNGKCRIIGPIQFQQGGQAVAAAAAGVKPEDVTIETTFLGGGFGRKLELDFIRQAAEISKAAGMPVKMLWTKEDDITHDFYRPMSVHKVDGILGANGQLASLKAKMVSQSVTARAFPGFVKDGFDPFMVEGSNNITYEIPNLEITNVITDTGLRVGYWRSVSNALNAFAIESFVDEAAKAAGKDPVAYRMASLSKHPRAKAVLELAVKKSGYVPGSKRFGVAQMECYDTYSACILELDPAAKETKVKKITFVSDCGITVHPDQARAQLTGGVIYGLSAALSNEITIENGRVQQNNFNNYLSLRQNQVPVVEVHLVPSQEKPGGLGEVGVPLVAPALVNAIAAATGKRIRELPIKA